CGTCCATCGTCAGAACCACGCCCGTGACGTAGCTGGCACGCTCGGACGCCAAAAAGAGCACCACGTTGGCAACCTCCTCCGGCTGCGCCAGGCGACCCAGCGGCACCTTGCTCGTGGCCTGCGCAAGCGCTTCCTGCTCCGAGATGTTGTGCATGCGTGCCGTGGCGATCATCCCCGCCTGCAACCGCTCGGTGTGGGTGGCGCCCGGGTTGACGGCATTCACGCGCACGCCCTTCGGCCCATAGGCGGCCGCCATGCCCGCACTCATGAGCATCAGCGCCGCATTGGCGGCCCCGCCAGGCATATGGATGGGGCTGGCAACCTTTCCTCCGGCACCCACCACACTAACGATGGCTCCCCGGCCCCGCGCGCCCATCTTCTTGACCACCAGATCCACCATGTGGACGTACGTGAAGAATTTGGCGTTCATCGCGTCGTGCCAGGCCTGCGCGCTCAGCTCCTCGGGCGGGGTGCGCCGGGCAGCCCCTGCAGAGTTGACCAGCACATCGACGTCCCCGAAGGCGGCTTCAGCGTCGACCAGCGCTTTTGCGGCCGACTCGGGCTGCTGCAGGTCCGCAGCATGGACGCTGATGCGCCCAGCGCTGCCATGGACATCCGCCGATAACCGACCACGTGCGGCCTCCAGGTGTTCGGTGCTGCGGGATACCAGGCTGACGCGCGCCCCTTCGGCCAGAAACGCCGCCGCACAGGCATAACCAATGCCTTTGCTGCCCCCCGTGATGAGGACATGTTTGTCCTTCAGATTCAGATCCATGGATTTGCTCCGAGAAAGGTGAAGTGTGCAGGACCAGCCGCCTCATTCGATCGATATGCCAGCCGCCTTCACCACGGCACCATACCGGTCCAGGTCCCGCTTGATTTCATCGCGGTATTGCTCGGCAGTGCCAGGGGTCGGCTCGATGCCCATCACACGCAATTTCTCGCGCACGGCGGCATCGTTCAGCACCGCGTTCAGTTCAGTGTTGAGTCGCGTGATGACCGCCGCCGGCGTACCCACCGGTGCCAGCAGCCCCACCCAGGAGTTGACGACAAAGTCTGGCACACCGCTCTCGACAAACGTGGGCACATCGGGCAACGCGCTGGTGCGCTGCGCACTCGACACCGCAATGGCCTTGAGCTTGCCGGACTTGATGTGCCCATGCGCACCCGCCACCGCCGTGTACACCAGGGGAATCGTGCCTCCCAGCACATCGGTCATGGCTTGGCCGCCACCTTTGTAGGGCACATGGGTCAGGTTGGCACCGGTCCGGATCTTGAGCAGTTCACCGGCAATATGGGGGGTGCCTCCCGTCCCCGAGGTGCCAAATGAGAGGCCTCCCGGCTGGGCCTTCGACAAGGCAATCACATCGGCCAGGCCCTTGACCGGCACGCCAGGGTTTGCCACCAGCACCAGGGTCGCATCCCCAATCTTGCCGACCGGCGCGAAGTCTTTGGCCGTATCAAAAGGCAGTTTGGAGAACACATGCGGGTTGATCACCATGGTGCCGTCAAAACCCAGTACCAGTGTGTAGCCGTCTGCCGGCGCCGATTTGGCCAGCGCGGTGCCAATGTTTCCGGAGGCCCCCGGCTTGTTGTCCACCACAATCTGCTGGCCAAGGCGCTTGCCCAGACTTTCTGCGATCAGACGCCCGCTGGTGTCGGTAACGCCCCCGGGCGTGAAAGGAACAATCAGCCGAAGGGGTTTGCTGGGCCACACGTCCTGCGCGTGCGTGGCCTTGGGCATACCGGCCACCGCGCCCAGGCACAGCAGGGCTGACAGGGCCAGCAGCTTGCGCCGACGCTGCATGGCGGACGCAAGCGGCACATGGCTGTGTTGGATAAAAAATGGATGGGGCTTCATGTTTGTCTCCTTCGTGTTGTGCTTCGGGGTCGTCTTGTCGAGGCGTGAAAGGCTTCAGCCGACGTGTGCTTCGCAAGTCAGGGTGTCTCGGCGTACTGGCGTTCAAACGCCCAGACATCCTCGAAACCCATGAGCTGCGTCAATTCCGCAAAGGGCATCAAGCCAGCGTCGCTGTTCACCGACGAGCCCGTGCGCCGAAACTGCGCATACACCGTCTTCATGGCCTGGGTAGCGGCCAGCAAGGCAGTCACCGGAAAGATGGCGAGCTTGTAGCCAATAGACTCCAGCTCGCTGTGCGACAGCACAGGCGTCCGCCCGCCCTCCACCATGTTGGCCAGCAGGGGCTTGTCCACGGTTTGGCCGATCTTTCGCATCTCCTCCTCGCTCTCGGGCGACTCGACAAAAAGGATGTCCGCGCCAGCGCGGGCGTATGCCTCTGCCCGGCGCAGGGCTTCATCGAGACCGAGGGTGGTGCGGGCGTCCGTGCGCGCAATGACCAGGAAATCGGACGAAAGGCGGCTGTCGACAGCGACGCGAATCTTGCGCACCATGTCTTCCATCGGGATCACCCGGCGGCCGGGGGTGTGACCACATTTCTTGGGGTATTCCTGGTCCTCCAACTGGATGGCTTGCGCGCCGGCAGCCTCGTAGCCCTGCACCGTGTGGCGCACGTTGAGCAAACCGCCATAGCCCGTATCGCCGTCCGCAATCAACGGGGAGCGGGCCATGCCTGCCATGGCCTTCACCCGCCCCACCATGTCCGAATACGTGGCCAGCCCGGCATCTGGCAAGCCCAGGTGCGAGGCCACGGTGCCAAAGCCCGTCATGTACAAGGCATCAAATCCGAAGGTGTCGGCCAGCCGCAGCGACACCATGTCGTACACCCCGGGGGCGATCACCAGCCCGGGCTGGGTCAGGCGCTGGCGCAAAGAGATGGGAGCGGGCATGGAGGGCTTGGAAGAAGGAGCAGATTCAGACATGGTCATGGAGTGATGTTGCAAACAGGGTGGTATGAAGGCAGCTACTGCACAGTACGTGCCAGCCCGCCCACCTGCCGTAAGGCATTGATTTGATTGGCCATGCCCGCAGCAAGGTCGTACAGCAGCGGCGTGCATGTTTCACCATTCGCCCCAATGTTTCATATTTGTGTTTCACTCAAGCAAGAATGAAACGCAACGACCTGTCGTTGAAACGCTTGCACAGCCAACGCATCGTCCGCACAACCGTCCGCCCTATGCCAACCCCCGTCACCCCACTTGCCAGTCGCCCTCGCCTTTGCTTCATGAGCTATCGCCAGATCCGGCTGATGGCCATGCCCATCGTGGCGGGATACCGGGACAGAGCGGATATCGAGGTGATCGATGGCAGCTTTGAGGTGGCGCTGGAGCTGGCCCGCCAGCGCCTGGACAGCGGGCTGGTCGATGTCTTTGTCAGCGCGGGGTCCAACGCCAGCCTGCTGCGGCGCGGGATCAGCGCCCCAGTGGCTACCATCCAGTTGAGTGGCTTTGACATCCTGCAGGCGCTCATCAAGGCAAGGGCAACGGCCGACCGCGTGGGCATCGTGATGTACGGCCACACCCTCCCGGAACTGGAATCCGTCAAGGGACTGCTAAACATCGACATCCACCAGTACGCCTACCAGACGCCCGACTCTGCCCGCGATTGCATCCGCCAGTTGCACAGCGATGGAATCCGTGTGGTCGTGGGCTCTAGTCTGGTGGTGGAACTGGCAGAAAACGCAGGCTTGGTCGGGTTGCTGGCGTATTCGCATGCCAGCATCCGCCAGGGCTTTGAAGACGCTCTGGAGTTGGCGCGGGTGGCGCAGCTGGAGGCCGGTCGATACGAACAGCTCAACACGGTGCTGCACACGCTGCAAGAGGCAGTCCTGGCGGTGAATCAGTCCGAGCAGATCATTGCCATCAACCCGGCGATGCAACGCATTTTGGGCCTGGTGCGTGCGCCGCGCCTGGGTGAACCGCTGGCGTCCGTCACCACCGATCTGTCGCTGCGCGAGACACTGGAAGGCGGCCAGCCCGAACATGGCGCGGTGCTGCGCCTGCAAGGCCGCGACTGGATTGCCAATCGCACGCCCATTTACGAAGGCGGCCACACCACGGGCGCGGCGCTGACCTTGTACGACGCGCGCACCATCCACGAGGCAGACAACCGCCTGCGCATTCAGCACCGCCGCAGCGACCACGCCGCGCGCCACCGCTTTGAAAGCCTGGCGGGGCAAGCCCCGGCGTTTTTGCAAGCCATCGCCAGAGCCCGCCGTTATGCCGCCACCGACTTCAGCGTTCTGATCACCGGCGAGAGCGGTACCGGCAAAGAACTCTTTGCGCAGGCCATGCACAACGCGAGCCAGAGGGCGCGCCGCCCCTTTGTCGCCATCAACTGCGCCGCGTTCCCGGAAACGCTGCTCGAAAGCGAACTGTTCGGCCATGAGGAAGGTGCGTTCACCGGTGCGCGCCGCGGCGGCAAGCGCGGGCTGTTTGAAGCAGCCCACACGGGAACCTTGTTTCTGGACGAAATCGGCGACATGCCACTCACGCTGCAAACCCGCTTGCTGCGCGTCTTGCAGGAGCGGCGCATCACCCGCTTGGGGTCCGTCACGTCCATCCCGGTCGATGTGCGCGTGATAGCG
Above is a window of Acidovorax sp. KKS102 DNA encoding:
- a CDS encoding SDR family oxidoreductase, whose amino-acid sequence is MDLNLKDKHVLITGGSKGIGYACAAAFLAEGARVSLVSRSTEHLEAARGRLSADVHGSAGRISVHAADLQQPESAAKALVDAEAAFGDVDVLVNSAGAARRTPPEELSAQAWHDAMNAKFFTYVHMVDLVVKKMGARGRGAIVSVVGAGGKVASPIHMPGGAANAALMLMSAGMAAAYGPKGVRVNAVNPGATHTERLQAGMIATARMHNISEQEALAQATSKVPLGRLAQPEEVANVVLFLASERASYVTGVVLTMDGAATPMVV
- a CDS encoding tripartite tricarboxylate transporter substrate binding protein, which produces MQRRRKLLALSALLCLGAVAGMPKATHAQDVWPSKPLRLIVPFTPGGVTDTSGRLIAESLGKRLGQQIVVDNKPGASGNIGTALAKSAPADGYTLVLGFDGTMVINPHVFSKLPFDTAKDFAPVGKIGDATLVLVANPGVPVKGLADVIALSKAQPGGLSFGTSGTGGTPHIAGELLKIRTGANLTHVPYKGGGQAMTDVLGGTIPLVYTAVAGAHGHIKSGKLKAIAVSSAQRTSALPDVPTFVESGVPDFVVNSWVGLLAPVGTPAAVITRLNTELNAVLNDAAVREKLRVMGIEPTPGTAEQYRDEIKRDLDRYGAVVKAAGISIE
- a CDS encoding oxaloacetate decarboxylase, with amino-acid sequence MTMSESAPSSKPSMPAPISLRQRLTQPGLVIAPGVYDMVSLRLADTFGFDALYMTGFGTVASHLGLPDAGLATYSDMVGRVKAMAGMARSPLIADGDTGYGGLLNVRHTVQGYEAAGAQAIQLEDQEYPKKCGHTPGRRVIPMEDMVRKIRVAVDSRLSSDFLVIARTDARTTLGLDEALRRAEAYARAGADILFVESPESEEEMRKIGQTVDKPLLANMVEGGRTPVLSHSELESIGYKLAIFPVTALLAATQAMKTVYAQFRRTGSSVNSDAGLMPFAELTQLMGFEDVWAFERQYAETP
- the prpR gene encoding propionate catabolism operon regulatory protein PrpR, giving the protein MPTPVTPLASRPRLCFMSYRQIRLMAMPIVAGYRDRADIEVIDGSFEVALELARQRLDSGLVDVFVSAGSNASLLRRGISAPVATIQLSGFDILQALIKARATADRVGIVMYGHTLPELESVKGLLNIDIHQYAYQTPDSARDCIRQLHSDGIRVVVGSSLVVELAENAGLVGLLAYSHASIRQGFEDALELARVAQLEAGRYEQLNTVLHTLQEAVLAVNQSEQIIAINPAMQRILGLVRAPRLGEPLASVTTDLSLRETLEGGQPEHGAVLRLQGRDWIANRTPIYEGGHTTGAALTLYDARTIHEADNRLRIQHRRSDHAARHRFESLAGQAPAFLQAIARARRYAATDFSVLITGESGTGKELFAQAMHNASQRARRPFVAINCAAFPETLLESELFGHEEGAFTGARRGGKRGLFEAAHTGTLFLDEIGDMPLTLQTRLLRVLQERRITRLGSVTSIPVDVRVIAATHQPLLQMVNARQFRQDLYYRLNTLTLALPALRDRKGDVQVLAARLLAHSLSRVGVSGVTAAEVLAQWGGAMEQHPWPGNVRELENLCDRITVWLSQYRRSDSVEWGGLRDECPELFAATPDIEQNPGAPTATEHPPENPDRHTRALAALERHGGRTGAAAAELGVSRSTFWRWCRKPV